A genomic stretch from candidate division WOR-3 bacterium includes:
- the dapA gene encoding 4-hydroxy-tetrahydrodipicolinate synthase, which translates to MNDKIKGEICAIVTPFKRGKIDLDSFGKLLDLHMERETDGIVILGTTGESPTVDKEERKELLNFAKEKIKNKMKLITGVGTNDGKKTLSYAEMALDIGINYHLVVIPYYNKPTQNNLIDYFVFLAKNTGAKIIIYNVPGRTGVNILPETILKIYEKVPENIIGIKEASKNLDQMMDLAKLFKGKISLLSGDDSWTFPLLSLGYEGVISVYSNINPGYLKKMINLFEKGNIEEARKMHFDALPLMNALFIETNPLPVKTLLSYLGWIEEEFRFPLGKMGEENKKKLIDIASKYNLPKANLHFNYF; encoded by the coding sequence ATGAATGATAAAATAAAAGGAGAAATATGTGCAATTGTTACACCCTTTAAAAGGGGTAAAATTGACCTTGATTCTTTTGGAAAACTGTTAGATTTACATATGGAAAGAGAAACTGATGGAATAGTTATCCTTGGAACAACAGGTGAATCTCCAACAGTAGATAAAGAAGAAAGAAAGGAACTTTTAAATTTTGCCAAGGAAAAAATAAAAAATAAAATGAAATTAATAACAGGTGTTGGGACAAATGATGGAAAGAAAACACTTTCATATGCTGAAATGGCTCTTGATATAGGTATTAATTATCATCTTGTTGTAATTCCCTATTATAACAAGCCCACCCAGAATAATCTTATTGATTACTTTGTTTTTCTTGCAAAAAATACAGGTGCGAAGATCATAATTTACAATGTTCCTGGAAGGACAGGGGTAAATATTTTACCTGAAACTATTTTAAAAATTTATGAAAAGGTTCCTGAAAATATTATTGGTATTAAAGAAGCTTCAAAGAATCTTGATCAGATGATGGATCTCGCTAAATTATTTAAGGGTAAAATTTCTCTTCTTTCAGGAGATGATTCCTGGACTTTTCCACTTTTATCCCTTGGTTATGAAGGGGTTATTTCTGTTTATTCAAATATTAATCCAGGTTATTTAAAAAAGATGATTAATCTTTTTGAAAAGGGTAATATAGAGGAGGCAAGGAAGATGCATTTTGATGCTTTACCTTTGATGAATGCTTTATTTATTGAAACAAATCCCTTACCTGTTAAAACTTTACTTTCATATCTTGGCTGGATTGAGGAAGAATTCAGATTTCCTCTTGGAAAAATGGGGGAAGAAAATAAAAAGAAGTTAATTGATATTGCAAGTAAATATAATTTGCCGAAAGCAAATTTGCATTTTAATTATTTTTAG
- the sppA gene encoding signal peptide peptidase SppA — translation MASACDKIIIPNEGSIILTGPYVEKIYLKKFFEKIGIKAQIERIAEYKSAAEPLIREGMSKEDSSQSYLFIKRILEKEIKEISESRNIKEDTLLKLMENESYFNSEDALKYSLIDTFAFENELEDIIKKWFNKKKIKKISEKTLSEEKYLKREFVDTRPKIALLTLEGSIIEGESGKNPLPFIGGKMLGSKTVQDILSKIEKDKSIKALVIRVNSPGGSALASEIIWNAIKRVKSKKPVVVSMGEVAASGGYYISCPAHYIFANYTTLTGSIGILGGKLVFGDMFEKIGITSSRVKTLKHSDAFSILRPWDEEELQKLRKELKWGYNNFLNRVASSRNLSESYVDSIGRGRIWSGYDAKNVKIVDEIGGIFEAIEKAKELAKIKGDVKILIYPEKKFLKSFYLSEITFKSPLNYLLKDEYIYYETIKLK, via the coding sequence ATTGCAAGTGCCTGTGATAAGATTATTATCCCCAATGAAGGTTCAATAATACTTACAGGTCCATATGTTGAAAAAATTTACTTAAAAAAATTTTTTGAAAAAATAGGGATTAAAGCACAAATTGAAAGAATAGCTGAGTATAAATCAGCAGCAGAACCTTTAATTAGAGAAGGCATGAGTAAAGAAGATAGTTCCCAGAGTTACCTTTTTATTAAGAGAATACTTGAAAAAGAAATTAAGGAAATAAGTGAATCAAGAAATATTAAAGAAGATACTTTATTAAAACTTATGGAAAATGAATCTTATTTTAACTCAGAGGATGCCTTGAAGTATTCTCTTATAGATACATTTGCCTTTGAAAATGAACTTGAAGATATTATAAAAAAATGGTTCAATAAAAAGAAAATTAAAAAAATTTCTGAAAAAACTTTAAGTGAAGAAAAATATTTAAAGAGAGAATTTGTTGATACAAGACCCAAAATAGCCCTTTTAACTCTTGAAGGTTCAATTATTGAGGGTGAAAGTGGAAAAAATCCTCTTCCTTTTATTGGTGGTAAAATGCTTGGCTCAAAAACGGTTCAGGATATCCTTTCAAAAATAGAAAAAGATAAAAGTATTAAAGCACTTGTTATAAGAGTAAATTCACCTGGTGGTTCTGCTCTTGCTTCTGAAATAATATGGAATGCAATTAAAAGGGTAAAAAGTAAAAAACCTGTAGTTGTGTCAATGGGTGAGGTCGCAGCTTCAGGTGGATATTATATCTCCTGTCCAGCTCACTATATTTTTGCCAACTATACAACACTCACAGGTTCAATAGGAATCCTCGGTGGTAAACTTGTCTTTGGTGATATGTTTGAAAAAATTGGAATAACAAGTAGCAGGGTAAAAACCTTAAAACATTCTGATGCTTTTTCCATTTTAAGACCCTGGGATGAGGAAGAACTTCAAAAATTAAGAAAGGAACTTAAATGGGGATATAATAATTTTTTAAATAGGGTTGCAAGTTCAAGAAATTTGAGTGAATCCTATGTAGATTCCATTGGAAGAGGAAGGATATGGTCAGGCTATGATGCAAAAAATGTTAAAATTGTTGATGAGATAGGTGGAATTTTTGAGGCAATTGAAAAAGCTAAAGAACTCGCAAAAATAAAAGGTGATGTCAAAATTTTGATTTATCCAGAAAAAAAATTCTTAAAAAGTTTTTATCTCTCAGAAATAACCTTTAAATCTCCTTTGAATTATTTACTAAAAGATGAGTATATTTATTATGAAACTATAAAATTGAAATAA